A stretch of Pelagicoccus enzymogenes DNA encodes these proteins:
- a CDS encoding M23 family metallopeptidase, producing MQHGKMEGVLQPTVSGRITSGLFGCVRNGGHRFHEGLDLRSIARDRRNEATDPIFSFDEGIVRYVNEVAGNSSYGRYVVIEHPQIAPGFVSLYAHLSTVDDGIEAGVSVRGGQRIAVMGRSAGGYSIPRSRAHLHFELGFWLGPDFQKWYDQQPYDSENEHGSFNGMNIVGVDAWALCGALRRGEASDAWEYLMSEQIAVEAFVRDTAIPDLLKVNPNLMHNDVIPPDHAGWRVELTWYGLPTRFKALTAAQMEGYERWLTVHALRPDLIEGNLCLDLAEENAFGGAGSKLNSLMKRMFVK from the coding sequence TTGCAGCATGGAAAGATGGAAGGCGTTTTGCAGCCGACGGTTTCCGGTCGGATCACGTCCGGCTTGTTCGGGTGCGTGCGCAATGGGGGGCACCGATTCCATGAGGGCTTGGACTTGCGGTCGATCGCGCGGGATCGTCGCAACGAGGCCACGGATCCCATCTTTTCCTTCGACGAGGGCATTGTGCGCTACGTGAACGAGGTGGCGGGCAACAGTAGCTATGGCCGTTACGTGGTCATCGAGCACCCGCAGATCGCTCCGGGCTTCGTTAGTCTCTATGCTCACCTGAGCACGGTGGACGATGGGATCGAAGCGGGTGTATCCGTTAGAGGGGGACAACGCATCGCCGTGATGGGGCGCAGCGCGGGCGGCTACTCCATCCCTCGCAGCCGGGCGCACTTGCACTTCGAGCTCGGTTTTTGGCTCGGTCCAGATTTTCAGAAGTGGTACGACCAGCAACCCTACGACTCGGAAAACGAGCATGGTTCCTTCAATGGCATGAACATCGTCGGAGTCGACGCTTGGGCCTTGTGCGGAGCGTTGCGGCGTGGCGAGGCGTCGGATGCCTGGGAATACCTGATGAGCGAGCAAATCGCGGTCGAAGCTTTCGTGCGAGATACTGCGATTCCCGATTTGCTGAAGGTGAATCCGAATTTGATGCACAATGATGTCATCCCGCCGGATCACGCGGGTTGGCGAGTGGAGCTCACTTGGTACGGCTTGCCTACGCGTTTCAAGGCTCTGACTGCGGCCCAGATGGAGGGCTATGAGCGTTGGTTGACGGTACATGCCCTGCGTCCGGACTTGATCGAGGGAAACCTTTGTCTGGACTTGGCGGAGGAGAACGCCTTTGGCGGCGCTGGCTCGAAGCTCAACAGCTTGATGAAGCGGATGTTCGTAAAGTGA
- a CDS encoding rhomboid family intramembrane serine protease: protein MVALLATNILVFAVKWLLAPEVTPEELYPENPLDTLLALHFPYHADFGLWQFLSHMFMHGNEAHLLFNMVGIFTFGSLLEQVWGTKRFIVFYLSAGLGAGLIYTGLNVYEFGEYIDHLNAINVSAESIHAFLVGKLEPADITRALTYDERVDFYLIYNGSMLGASGALYGILVAFAVLFPNGKILLLFLPVPIKAKFFVPALILFDLFSEITGFAIFGGGIAHTAHIGGAIIGFVLMMYWKKDLPPLPEWEEEHEEEER, encoded by the coding sequence GTGGTCGCGCTGCTCGCGACCAACATCCTCGTCTTCGCCGTCAAATGGCTGCTCGCCCCCGAGGTCACTCCCGAGGAGCTCTACCCAGAGAACCCGCTCGATACCCTGCTCGCCCTCCACTTCCCCTACCATGCCGACTTCGGACTCTGGCAGTTTCTGAGCCATATGTTCATGCACGGCAACGAAGCTCACCTGCTCTTCAACATGGTCGGCATTTTCACCTTCGGCAGCCTTCTCGAACAGGTTTGGGGGACGAAGCGCTTCATCGTTTTCTACCTCTCCGCGGGGCTAGGCGCTGGACTCATCTACACCGGCCTCAACGTGTACGAGTTCGGGGAATACATCGACCACCTGAACGCCATTAACGTATCCGCAGAATCTATACACGCATTTCTAGTGGGCAAGCTAGAGCCCGCCGACATAACGAGGGCCCTTACGTACGACGAGCGGGTCGACTTCTATCTCATCTACAACGGCAGCATGCTCGGAGCCTCAGGAGCCCTCTACGGCATCCTCGTAGCCTTCGCAGTCCTATTCCCTAACGGCAAGATACTGCTTCTCTTTCTCCCAGTGCCCATCAAAGCCAAGTTCTTCGTGCCGGCTCTGATTCTCTTCGATCTCTTTTCGGAAATTACCGGCTTCGCCATTTTCGGGGGAGGCATTGCTCATACCGCCCATATCGGTGGAGCAATCATCGGTTTTGTTCTCATGATGTACTGGAAAAAGGACCTGCCTCCCTTGCCGGAGTGGGAAGAGGAGCACGAGGAGGAAGAGCGCTAA
- the cutA gene encoding divalent-cation tolerance protein CutA produces MPKSDNLFVCYTTVSRIPEAESLAEDIVKSRLAACVQIDSPITSVYRWKDKVEKEEEIRIVLFALESALPKLETFVADRHPYDTPKWVCCRAEKVSEKYLKWANEVCNLRGFI; encoded by the coding sequence ATGCCCAAATCCGACAATCTATTCGTGTGCTACACCACCGTGTCGCGAATTCCGGAGGCCGAGTCGCTCGCCGAAGACATCGTCAAGAGCCGCCTCGCCGCCTGCGTGCAAATCGACTCCCCCATCACCTCCGTCTACCGCTGGAAGGACAAGGTCGAAAAGGAGGAAGAAATCCGAATCGTGCTCTTCGCCCTGGAATCCGCCTTGCCAAAGCTGGAAACCTTCGTGGCCGACAGGCATCCTTACGACACGCCGAAGTGGGTCTGCTGCAGAGCGGAAAAAGTTTCAGAAAAGTACTTGAAATGGGCGAATGAAGTCTGCAACCTCCGCGGCTTCATTTAA
- a CDS encoding SanA/YdcF family protein has translation MTRLKKFALLSSSLLLAGIASTLVARAMIERKAHGHVYNELAKLPFCETAVVLGCSSTLSDGRANAFFQNRIKKAAELYHSSRVRKLIVSGDNSRTHYNEPADMKDALIKNGVPEADIVCDYAGFSTLDSMIRAREVFGQTQFIVVSQEFHNKRAVYIARSKGFEAYGLNAADVSVAHSTKTLLREELARIKSVIDVWILKRNPKFLGPTIKI, from the coding sequence GTGACCCGTCTCAAAAAGTTCGCACTCCTAAGCTCCAGCCTACTCCTAGCTGGCATCGCCTCGACCTTGGTCGCCCGGGCCATGATCGAGCGAAAGGCGCATGGCCATGTATACAACGAACTCGCCAAACTTCCCTTTTGCGAAACTGCCGTCGTGCTCGGCTGTTCGAGCACCTTGTCCGACGGCCGGGCCAACGCATTCTTCCAAAACAGGATAAAGAAAGCAGCTGAGCTCTACCACTCGAGCCGCGTGCGCAAGCTCATTGTCAGCGGAGACAACTCACGAACCCACTACAACGAACCTGCCGACATGAAAGATGCACTCATAAAAAACGGAGTGCCCGAGGCAGACATTGTTTGCGACTACGCCGGCTTCAGTACACTCGACTCCATGATTCGCGCTCGCGAAGTCTTCGGGCAAACCCAGTTCATCGTCGTATCCCAAGAGTTCCACAACAAGCGAGCCGTGTACATCGCTCGCAGCAAAGGCTTCGAAGCTTACGGACTCAACGCCGCGGACGTTTCTGTCGCCCATTCAACCAAAACACTCCTCCGGGAAGAGCTTGCTCGCATAAAATCCGTCATCGATGTTTGGATACTTAAACGAAATCCCAAATTCCTAGGTCCGACAATCAAGATTTAG
- the smpB gene encoding SsrA-binding protein SmpB, with the protein MAGKNRKGRKGSAPQDIRNSKVRRDYEVGDTYEAGIVLTGTEVKSIRAGKAQISDGFCRFEKGEFFIYGIHIDEYAFGNINNHVVRRERKLLLKKSELKKIERALEAGGKSAIPTRMYFKEALIKVEIGICTGKKLFDKREDLKKKAQMLDIDRTMKAFRVR; encoded by the coding sequence ATGGCAGGCAAGAACAGAAAAGGCCGCAAGGGATCGGCCCCGCAGGATATCCGCAACTCCAAGGTGCGACGCGACTACGAGGTTGGCGACACTTACGAGGCGGGCATCGTTTTGACGGGTACGGAGGTCAAATCCATCCGCGCCGGCAAGGCCCAGATTTCCGATGGCTTCTGCCGCTTCGAAAAGGGCGAGTTCTTCATCTACGGGATCCATATCGACGAGTATGCCTTCGGGAACATCAACAACCACGTGGTGCGTCGCGAGCGGAAGCTGCTGCTCAAGAAGTCCGAGCTGAAGAAGATTGAGCGGGCCTTGGAGGCGGGTGGCAAGTCGGCGATACCGACCCGCATGTACTTCAAGGAAGCGCTCATCAAGGTCGAGATCGGCATCTGCACGGGCAAAAAGCTCTTTGACAAGCGTGAGGACCTGAAGAAGAAAGCGCAAATGCTAGACATCGATCGTACGATGAAGGCGTTTCGCGTGCGCTAG
- a CDS encoding DUF2103 domain-containing protein codes for MPSRGRHQSTSKECQHTIKKIEGLPGVVGVIIGRSYGGKSLGGGSRTGSVKIQRKQPGGLKAVTQTAKGLQELFIRTSTDDNDAVIEAIEKLR; via the coding sequence ATGCCCTCGCGCGGTCGCCATCAAAGCACATCCAAAGAATGCCAGCACACCATCAAGAAAATTGAGGGGCTGCCGGGCGTCGTGGGCGTCATCATCGGCCGATCCTACGGCGGCAAGTCCCTAGGCGGCGGCAGTCGTACCGGAAGCGTCAAGATCCAACGAAAGCAACCTGGCGGCCTGAAGGCGGTGACTCAAACCGCCAAGGGCTTGCAGGAGCTCTTCATCCGCACCTCCACCGATGACAACGACGCCGTCATCGAAGCCATCGAAAAACTTCGCTAG
- a CDS encoding DNA-directed RNA polymerase subunit omega, giving the protein MREDYIKEARKVIKDPNILINVVSRRVKQLRHGNRPLVESLEKLNPEDIALREIIEGKISYELAE; this is encoded by the coding sequence TTGAGAGAAGATTATATTAAAGAAGCACGCAAGGTCATCAAAGACCCGAACATCTTGATTAACGTGGTTTCCCGCCGCGTTAAGCAGCTACGCCATGGCAACCGCCCGCTGGTCGAATCGCTTGAGAAGCTGAATCCCGAGGATATCGCTCTCCGCGAGATCATCGAGGGCAAGATCAGCTACGAGCTCGCCGAGTAG
- a CDS encoding small basic protein: MSQHPSYKSNAATGAKRNVLKRFERVELLKKRGEWKDGDRVSGLKKTKPEA; the protein is encoded by the coding sequence ATGTCACAGCATCCTAGCTACAAGTCCAACGCCGCTACCGGCGCCAAGAGAAACGTACTCAAGCGCTTCGAGCGCGTAGAGCTTCTGAAGAAGCGCGGCGAGTGGAAAGACGGCGACCGCGTTTCCGGCCTCAAGAAGACCAAGCCCGAAGCCTAA
- a CDS encoding cold-shock protein: MSKGTIKWFDQEKGYGFIQQSEGGNDLFVHHSETDGYALNEGDTVEFEVGEGRKGPCATKVQKV; encoded by the coding sequence ATGTCAAAAGGAACAATTAAGTGGTTTGATCAGGAAAAGGGCTACGGCTTCATTCAGCAGAGTGAAGGCGGCAACGATCTTTTCGTGCATCACTCCGAGACGGACGGTTATGCTCTCAACGAGGGGGATACCGTCGAATTCGAGGTCGGAGAAGGCCGCAAGGGCCCTTGCGCCACTAAAGTACAGAAGGTATAG
- a CDS encoding efflux RND transporter permease subunit: protein MDTKKYGFAGKLAGMFIESKLTPLAVVASLLLGVFAVLMLPREEEPQIKVPMIDVMVGMPGASAAEVENRVTRPMEQLLWEIPDVEYLYSTSSPGGAMVIVRFKVGTDLEAALVRLNQKLQTNFDRIPQGVTPPLVKPRGIDDVPVLALTFHSEVYDHLTLRRVAAQVMDEVKPISQVAETTLIGGTKRQVRVQLDAQALAARDLSVSYLIPMLQQANVQAHAGSLSSANTETLLQTGSFFGNADDVGRVVVGVSQGGPVYLRDVATIVDAAEEPGNYVLFGSAERAEEAAVTLSIAKRPGANAVDVVSEVLQKVDTLKGSLIPADIDVAVTRDYGATASEKSNELLLHMGIAVFGVAVLILLFLGWRESMVVLLAIPVTLGLTLLVFYLYGYTLNRITLFALIFSIGILVDDAIVVVENVVRHMGLSGSRKKSLVEISVEAVDEVGNPTILATWAVIAAVLPMAFVSGLMGPYMRPIPVGSSAAMLFSLLVAFVVTPWAALKALRGHQSEAKQNEYSDDGTKSGQEDEDSMPDNAFTRLYAGVMRPLLKHRLWRWAFLLVVAGLTVGSMALVGIGAVKVKMLPFDNKSEFQVIIDTPEGTTLEQTARVAREMAAALKDEPEVKDYQVYVGTASPFNFNGLVRHYFMRRGPNVADIQVNLLPKHDREAQSHDIAKRIRPKLTPIAERHGASFAVAEVPPGPPVLQTLVAEIYGPTAEARLKLATAVKEIFESTEGVVDVDWYVEAEQAKTLLVLDEEKAALHGITEAAVARAIQLGSLGYPVGLLHDEAEREDVTVLLELPPEARARAEDLLALELRSEMNPMAPLVPLRELVSVQETKGERNIYHKNLMNVTYVTADVAGVVESPVYAILEMNKKLAKLNGTDFGGTEESVALYNASMPFSDLQPAMKWDGEWQVTIEVFRDLGLAFGAVLILIYMLMVGWFKNYTTPLIVMTVIPFSLVGIMPAHWGMGAFFSATSMIGFMAGAGIVVRNSIILVDFIELRLSHGLGLAEACVESGAVRFRPMMLTALAVVVGGVVILTDPIFQGLAISLLFGALASLVISPLAVPLIYYMSHAKGRR, encoded by the coding sequence ATGGATACAAAAAAATACGGATTTGCTGGCAAGTTGGCTGGCATGTTTATCGAGTCTAAGCTCACACCTTTAGCGGTGGTTGCCTCGCTGCTGCTTGGAGTGTTCGCGGTTTTGATGTTACCTCGCGAGGAGGAGCCACAGATCAAGGTGCCCATGATCGACGTGATGGTGGGAATGCCCGGGGCCAGCGCTGCGGAAGTGGAGAATCGGGTCACGAGGCCCATGGAGCAACTGCTCTGGGAAATTCCCGACGTGGAATACCTCTATTCTACCTCGAGCCCAGGCGGGGCTATGGTGATCGTGAGGTTCAAGGTGGGGACTGACTTGGAGGCGGCATTGGTGCGTCTCAACCAAAAGTTGCAGACAAACTTCGACCGAATTCCCCAGGGGGTGACGCCTCCTCTAGTGAAGCCGCGTGGCATCGACGATGTGCCGGTTCTCGCTTTGACCTTTCACAGCGAGGTCTACGACCACCTGACCTTGCGGCGGGTGGCGGCACAAGTCATGGACGAGGTAAAGCCGATTTCTCAAGTTGCGGAAACCACCTTGATTGGTGGTACGAAAAGGCAGGTCCGCGTGCAGCTTGACGCTCAAGCCTTGGCGGCCCGCGATCTATCCGTCAGCTACCTGATACCGATGCTGCAGCAGGCAAACGTTCAGGCTCATGCTGGATCGCTTTCCAGCGCCAACACGGAGACGCTCCTGCAGACGGGCTCCTTTTTTGGGAACGCGGACGATGTCGGACGCGTCGTGGTAGGTGTATCGCAGGGGGGGCCGGTTTACTTGCGGGATGTAGCGACCATCGTGGACGCCGCTGAGGAACCGGGCAACTACGTGCTGTTCGGATCGGCTGAGAGGGCAGAAGAGGCGGCAGTTACTCTGAGCATAGCAAAGCGGCCCGGCGCTAACGCTGTAGATGTGGTGAGTGAAGTGTTGCAGAAAGTGGATACGCTCAAGGGGAGTCTGATCCCAGCGGACATCGACGTCGCGGTAACGCGAGACTATGGGGCGACCGCTAGCGAAAAGTCCAATGAGTTGCTCCTACACATGGGAATCGCAGTTTTCGGGGTTGCGGTATTGATTTTGCTTTTTCTCGGTTGGCGCGAGTCGATGGTAGTCTTGCTCGCAATCCCTGTGACGCTAGGGCTTACCTTGCTCGTGTTCTACCTTTATGGATACACGCTAAACCGGATCACGTTGTTCGCCCTGATCTTCTCGATCGGTATTTTGGTCGATGACGCGATTGTTGTGGTGGAAAACGTAGTGCGCCACATGGGCCTCTCAGGAAGCCGGAAGAAGTCGCTTGTTGAGATCTCAGTGGAGGCGGTCGACGAGGTCGGCAATCCTACGATTTTAGCTACTTGGGCGGTGATCGCTGCGGTTTTGCCGATGGCCTTCGTAAGCGGTTTGATGGGGCCATACATGCGTCCGATACCGGTTGGCTCGAGCGCGGCGATGCTGTTCTCCTTGCTGGTTGCCTTCGTAGTGACCCCTTGGGCGGCCCTGAAGGCATTGCGTGGCCACCAAAGCGAGGCAAAGCAAAACGAGTATTCAGATGATGGAACAAAGTCTGGTCAGGAAGACGAGGATTCGATGCCGGACAACGCTTTTACGCGGCTCTACGCTGGGGTCATGCGCCCGCTTTTGAAGCATCGTTTATGGCGGTGGGCGTTCTTGTTGGTTGTTGCGGGCTTGACTGTCGGGTCCATGGCTCTGGTGGGCATTGGAGCAGTTAAAGTGAAGATGTTGCCTTTCGACAATAAGTCTGAGTTTCAGGTGATCATTGATACTCCGGAAGGCACGACTTTGGAGCAGACGGCGCGAGTCGCGCGGGAAATGGCCGCAGCTCTCAAAGACGAACCTGAGGTGAAGGACTACCAAGTTTACGTAGGCACGGCGTCGCCTTTTAACTTCAACGGATTGGTGCGTCACTACTTCATGCGGCGTGGACCGAACGTAGCAGACATACAAGTAAACCTGCTGCCGAAGCACGACCGGGAGGCGCAAAGCCACGACATCGCGAAGCGTATTCGTCCTAAACTTACACCGATTGCGGAAAGGCATGGAGCGTCTTTCGCGGTGGCGGAAGTTCCGCCGGGGCCGCCCGTTCTGCAAACTCTCGTGGCGGAAATCTATGGACCGACCGCGGAGGCTCGCTTGAAGTTAGCGACTGCGGTGAAGGAAATTTTCGAAAGCACGGAAGGCGTGGTCGATGTGGATTGGTACGTGGAAGCGGAGCAAGCGAAGACTCTTCTGGTGCTCGACGAGGAAAAGGCGGCGCTGCACGGGATTACGGAGGCGGCTGTGGCGCGAGCGATTCAGCTTGGTTCTCTAGGCTACCCTGTAGGCCTCTTGCACGACGAGGCGGAGCGGGAGGACGTTACTGTCTTGCTCGAGTTGCCGCCGGAAGCTCGGGCACGGGCGGAGGATCTTTTAGCGCTCGAATTGCGTTCGGAAATGAACCCGATGGCTCCTCTTGTGCCGCTCCGCGAACTGGTTTCAGTGCAGGAAACGAAGGGAGAACGAAACATCTATCATAAGAACCTGATGAACGTGACCTACGTTACGGCTGACGTCGCAGGCGTGGTTGAGAGTCCGGTTTACGCTATCTTGGAGATGAACAAGAAGCTTGCGAAGCTCAATGGCACTGATTTCGGCGGAACGGAAGAGTCGGTGGCTCTATACAATGCTTCCATGCCGTTCAGCGACCTCCAGCCAGCCATGAAGTGGGACGGAGAGTGGCAGGTGACCATCGAGGTATTCAGGGACCTGGGACTCGCTTTCGGGGCGGTATTGATCTTGATCTACATGCTCATGGTCGGCTGGTTCAAAAACTATACGACCCCCTTGATTGTGATGACGGTGATCCCATTCTCCCTTGTCGGAATCATGCCGGCTCATTGGGGAATGGGAGCGTTCTTCTCGGCAACTTCCATGATCGGCTTCATGGCAGGGGCCGGTATCGTGGTGCGTAATTCCATTATCCTGGTGGATTTCATCGAACTGCGCTTGAGCCATGGGCTCGGTTTGGCGGAGGCTTGCGTGGAAAGCGGCGCGGTGCGTTTTCGGCCCATGATGTTGACTGCATTGGCGGTAGTTGTTGGGGGAGTCGTCATTTTGACTGACCCCATCTTCCAAGGGCTTGCCATTTCATTGCTCTTCGGGGCGTTGGCATCGCTGGTTATCAGCCCGTTGGCGGTGCCGCTGATCTACTACATGAGCCACGCCAAGGGGCGTCGATAA
- a CDS encoding rhomboid family intramembrane serine protease, which yields MNAPVTIAICAITAVVTQIAFSRPEILQRLLFKPREILVDGQWDRILASALIHADWMHAGFNLFAFYSFGSAIEILYGWKTLVAVYLFSVMGGSLLSLFLHRHHQYAALGASGGVSGIIFSTIFLVPGTGVSLLFIPIAIPGNAFALIYLLGSFWGLRKKVGNIGHDAHFGGAIVGLVFAFAIQPSFCLADPFYFWGSVCVSLACLAILFLDPTNSSGKLFPSPKSRN from the coding sequence ATGAACGCCCCCGTCACTATCGCCATTTGCGCCATCACAGCCGTCGTCACGCAAATTGCCTTTTCCAGACCCGAAATCCTGCAACGTCTCCTCTTCAAGCCACGGGAAATCCTCGTCGACGGCCAATGGGACCGCATCCTTGCCAGCGCCTTGATCCACGCTGACTGGATGCACGCCGGCTTCAACCTCTTCGCTTTCTACTCCTTCGGCAGCGCTATCGAAATTCTCTACGGATGGAAAACCTTAGTAGCGGTCTACCTCTTTTCCGTAATGGGCGGCTCCCTCCTCTCCCTTTTCCTGCACCGCCACCACCAGTACGCAGCTCTCGGCGCCTCTGGCGGAGTCAGCGGCATCATCTTCTCCACCATCTTCCTCGTTCCAGGAACAGGAGTAAGCCTGTTATTCATCCCCATCGCCATTCCAGGCAACGCCTTCGCGCTGATCTACCTCCTTGGATCGTTTTGGGGACTGAGAAAGAAAGTCGGCAACATTGGACACGACGCCCACTTTGGCGGAGCCATCGTTGGCCTAGTATTCGCCTTCGCGATACAGCCTAGTTTCTGTCTCGCCGATCCCTTCTACTTCTGGGGCTCGGTCTGCGTCTCGCTCGCCTGTTTAGCGATCCTATTCCTGGATCCGACCAACTCGAGCGGGAAGCTGTTTCCTTCGCCCAAAAGCAGGAACTAG
- a CDS encoding homoserine kinase: MSSLSRVVCKVPGSTSNCGSGFDTLGMAVALFNEVAVERADRDGDDSFGPDIYPLSEMARETVARFFEESGVAPFEVRIRIRGDVPQARGLGSSVTVRGGILGGLSKLSGADWGKDKLVEVITELEGHPDNASASILGGFTVSRFLDSPAKVESVNKIEVSEALRLVVVSPEFEVLTSASRGVLPQSLDFASVVSSINSVSCVVGALASGNYAELANAVHDSVHEPYRLKNIPGAAAAIAAGIEAGAYTGWLSGSGSSVLCACAAERAEAVMAAMREKFSEAGLDSVGRDLSAENTGLQISSSE; this comes from the coding sequence ATGTCATCCCTCTCGCGCGTCGTCTGCAAAGTTCCCGGAAGCACATCCAACTGTGGTTCGGGCTTCGATACATTGGGAATGGCGGTGGCTCTTTTCAACGAAGTCGCGGTGGAGCGAGCGGATCGCGACGGCGACGACAGCTTCGGTCCGGACATCTATCCGCTCAGCGAGATGGCTCGCGAGACGGTGGCCCGCTTTTTCGAGGAAAGCGGCGTAGCTCCGTTCGAAGTTAGAATTCGGATACGAGGCGACGTCCCGCAAGCTCGCGGTCTCGGTTCCAGCGTAACTGTGCGTGGTGGGATTTTGGGCGGTCTTTCGAAGCTTTCGGGCGCGGACTGGGGAAAGGACAAGCTGGTCGAGGTGATCACGGAATTGGAGGGGCATCCGGACAACGCAAGCGCCTCCATCTTGGGCGGATTTACGGTTTCCCGCTTTCTCGACAGCCCCGCCAAGGTTGAGTCGGTCAACAAGATCGAAGTGAGCGAGGCCCTGCGCCTGGTAGTGGTTTCGCCGGAGTTCGAGGTCCTGACTTCAGCGTCGAGAGGCGTGCTGCCGCAATCGCTTGATTTCGCCTCGGTGGTATCGAGCATCAACAGCGTTTCCTGTGTCGTGGGCGCCTTGGCTTCGGGAAATTACGCGGAGCTGGCAAATGCGGTTCATGACAGCGTGCACGAGCCCTACCGACTCAAAAACATCCCCGGCGCAGCGGCGGCGATCGCGGCTGGTATCGAAGCGGGAGCCTACACCGGATGGTTGAGCGGAAGTGGCTCGAGTGTTTTGTGCGCCTGTGCGGCGGAAAGGGCCGAGGCGGTGATGGCAGCCATGCGGGAGAAGTTCAGCGAAGCGGGACTTGATAGCGTCGGGCGGGACTTGAGCGCCGAAAACACGGGTCTGCAAATTTCATCCAGTGAGTAA
- a CDS encoding acyl-CoA thioesterase — MFKEIKNLGRVDFSTCIPFRITDHNYGDHVANNVFVEYLHEGRVQFLANFGYTEKDVEGVGLILSELGVKYTKQAFYPDTLRLDMTIVNLRPTRFDLCYRGYNQRGELLLLAKTEMAAFDASSGKPIRMPEAFLDRFRSDEK, encoded by the coding sequence ATGTTTAAGGAAATCAAGAACCTCGGCCGCGTCGACTTTTCAACCTGTATCCCGTTTCGCATTACAGACCACAACTATGGGGACCACGTGGCGAATAATGTGTTTGTCGAGTATTTGCATGAGGGGCGCGTACAGTTTCTCGCGAACTTCGGCTACACCGAGAAAGACGTGGAGGGGGTCGGGCTGATCCTGTCGGAGCTAGGCGTTAAGTACACGAAGCAGGCTTTTTATCCGGATACGCTGCGTTTGGACATGACGATCGTGAACCTTCGACCCACCCGTTTCGATCTCTGTTATCGTGGATACAACCAGAGGGGCGAACTGCTGCTGTTGGCCAAGACCGAGATGGCGGCCTTCGACGCTAGCAGTGGCAAGCCCATCCGCATGCCGGAGGCTTTTCTCGATCGCTTTCGGAGTGATGAAAAGTAG
- a CDS encoding TrmH family RNA methyltransferase, producing the protein MLHVILFQPEIPQNTGNIGRTCAITESRLHLIHPLGFAIKDKHLKRSGMDYWKSLDVHHHENWEAFKASEVGPKRLFLFTTKSSQPYWDIQYEDGDGLLFGNEGYGAPDWLHEEIGEDRRLKIPHYNDSLRSLNLATSAGVAVFEVMRQLRGNP; encoded by the coding sequence CTGCTTCACGTTATCTTGTTCCAGCCGGAGATTCCCCAAAACACGGGGAATATCGGACGCACTTGCGCCATCACGGAATCGCGCTTGCATTTGATTCATCCCTTGGGGTTTGCGATCAAGGACAAGCACTTGAAGCGATCCGGAATGGACTATTGGAAGTCGCTCGACGTGCATCACCATGAAAATTGGGAGGCTTTCAAGGCGAGCGAGGTCGGGCCCAAGCGGTTGTTTTTGTTTACGACCAAGTCGAGTCAGCCGTATTGGGATATTCAATACGAAGACGGAGATGGTTTGCTGTTTGGCAACGAAGGCTATGGCGCTCCTGACTGGTTGCACGAGGAGATCGGCGAAGACCGTCGCCTGAAGATTCCGCACTACAACGATAGCTTGCGTTCCTTGAACTTGGCTACTTCTGCAGGGGTAGCCGTTTTCGAGGTGATGAGG